One part of the Natronorubrum sediminis genome encodes these proteins:
- a CDS encoding type IV pilin translates to MDLKKYRNKLVGSEEERAVSPVIGVVLMVAITVILAAVIAAFVMDMGDDMGDDAPTASLSSELNDSVAEMGELETDEDDNNTVVEFTLDSGDSLDNLGVSTTAENDFELSDYEMGIGETVEVTIVDDEDLDASEDLENEEISLIWEGDGSGTTLDTHEIDEDIDIVETGSS, encoded by the coding sequence ATGGATTTAAAAAAATACCGTAACAAGCTCGTCGGATCGGAAGAGGAACGTGCTGTATCGCCAGTGATCGGAGTCGTGCTCATGGTTGCCATCACCGTCATTCTCGCGGCAGTCATCGCTGCGTTCGTGATGGATATGGGTGATGACATGGGTGACGACGCGCCAACAGCCAGCTTAAGTTCCGAATTGAATGATTCTGTTGCGGAAATGGGTGAACTGGAAACTGATGAAGATGACAACAACACAGTAGTTGAGTTCACACTAGATAGTGGAGATTCATTAGACAATTTGGGAGTATCTACTACCGCAGAGAATGACTTTGAATTAAGCGATTATGAAATGGGTATCGGTGAAACTGTTGAAGTTACTATAGTCGATGACGAGGATCTTGATGCTAGCGAAGACTTGGAAAATGAAGAAATATCTCTAATTTGGGAAGGTGATGGTAGCGGTACCACGTTAGATACTCACGAAATTGATGAAGATATTGATATTGTGGAAACAGGTTCTTCTTGA
- a CDS encoding type IV pilin, producing MDLKYYRSKLVGSEEERAVSPVIGVVLMVAITVILAAVIAAFVMDMGDSMGGSDAPNAAWEASTSDDIEYDGDGNVVVLEFNHDSGESVDAGNLEIAGDTENLELDVDSGEDISAGGSVEIAYTDVGGWGAYDEEGSNSDTPALTEGEEISLIWDAGDSGSTLTTHEVGSNVVVHHTTES from the coding sequence ATGGATTTGAAATACTACCGTAGCAAACTCGTTGGATCGGAAGAAGAACGTGCAGTCTCCCCCGTAATCGGGGTTGTGCTCATGGTTGCCATCACCGTCATTCTCGCCGCAGTCATTGCGGCGTTTGTGATGGATATGGGTGACAGTATGGGCGGTAGTGATGCACCAAACGCGGCTTGGGAAGCGTCTACCTCTGACGATATCGAATACGATGGCGATGGAAATGTAGTTGTTCTCGAATTCAACCATGATAGTGGTGAATCAGTCGATGCCGGGAATCTTGAGATAGCTGGTGATACTGAGAATCTCGAATTGGATGTTGATAGCGGGGAAGACATCTCTGCAGGGGGATCTGTTGAGATCGCATACACAGATGTTGGTGGTTGGGGTGCTTATGACGAAGAAGGTAGTAACTCCGATACTCCTGCACTAACTGAAGGGGAAGAAATTTCACTCATTTGGGACGCCGGTGATAGCGGCTCAACCTTGACCACTCACGAAGTTGGGAGCAACGTTGTTGTTCACCACACTACTGAGTCATAG
- a CDS encoding type IV pilin — protein sequence MDLKKYRNKLVGSEEERAVSPVIGVVLMVAITVILAAVIAAFVMDMGDDMGSDSPTTSFSSDEVLNDGDYEDDELVVFSVDSGDSFDNSSIHATGDVDDLTYEASDDEIGAGESITVSGTQDSVDEGDEISIIWQDGDDGTTLTTHEFEEEFDE from the coding sequence ATGGATTTGAAAAAATACCGTAACAAACTCGTCGGATCGGAAGAAGAACGTGCTGTATCGCCAGTGATAGGCGTTGTGCTCATGGTTGCCATCACCGTCATTCTCGCAGCTGTAATCGCCGCATTCGTGATGGACATGGGTGACGATATGGGCAGCGATTCACCAACTACTAGTTTTAGTTCTGACGAGGTTCTTAATGATGGGGACTATGAGGATGATGAACTTGTCGTGTTTAGTGTTGACAGTGGAGACTCCTTTGACAACTCCAGTATCCATGCGACAGGTGATGTTGACGATCTAACGTATGAAGCATCAGATGACGAAATTGGAGCGGGTGAATCAATAACGGTTAGTGGAACTCAGGATAGTGTGGATGAAGGAGACGAAATATCCATAATCTGGCAAGACGGAGATGATGGAACGACGCTAACAACGCATGAATTCGAGGAAGAATTCGACGAATAG
- a CDS encoding transcriptional regulator — protein MNEVDDAILEFLRDLEVDGQRVALKPGAVHHNLVEEFGMLDKSLSTFSRRMDTLAGAGLLEKSKDGKGSPYKITDKGISYLDGELHTEDLRSN, from the coding sequence ATGAACGAAGTCGACGATGCAATTCTCGAGTTCCTACGCGATCTCGAGGTCGATGGGCAACGGGTTGCCCTCAAGCCAGGTGCTGTTCACCACAATTTGGTTGAGGAGTTTGGAATGCTGGATAAGAGTCTGAGTACATTCTCGAGAAGAATGGATACGTTAGCTGGTGCAGGTTTACTCGAAAAATCGAAAGACGGGAAGGGTTCACCCTATAAAATCACAGACAAAGGAATATCGTACTTGGACGGGGAATTACACACCGAAGATCTACGGAGCAATTGA
- a CDS encoding tyrosine-type recombinase/integrase yields the protein MSDRDLSPREARDRFLSRRKAENTDRTLRTYENRLTRFVEFCEERDISRMSDLSGWDLDEFRADRETAEIAPTTLRGSMVALKQLLDYCESVDVVDKDFGDKVNVPTLTRSEESSDQQLAHEDAEALIDFYRTSRRHMGTPEHAILEVAWHVGCRMSGLRALDLRDYNPDDQTLEFRHRAPYTRLKNKEQGERVVGISEHVVSAIDTYLARERVNKRDEKGREPLFCARQGRPSNSTFRAWSYMGTQPCVITQCPHSNRRETCDYTRRNFASKCPSSRALHAVRTGSITWQLLQGLDIETVAKRVNARPETIRRHYYKAGLHEEFEELRADVTLKLDIQDTHE from the coding sequence ATGAGCGACCGGGATTTGTCTCCTCGAGAGGCCCGTGATAGGTTTCTCTCGAGGCGGAAAGCCGAGAATACGGATCGCACGCTGCGAACCTACGAGAACCGGCTGACGCGGTTCGTCGAGTTCTGCGAAGAACGCGACATCAGCCGTATGTCCGATCTATCCGGCTGGGACCTCGATGAGTTCCGAGCCGATCGAGAGACAGCCGAGATCGCACCGACGACCCTTCGCGGGTCGATGGTCGCGCTAAAGCAACTGCTCGACTACTGCGAGTCGGTCGACGTCGTTGACAAGGACTTTGGCGACAAGGTGAACGTTCCGACACTCACCCGTTCTGAGGAGTCGAGTGACCAGCAGCTCGCTCACGAGGATGCGGAGGCCCTGATCGATTTCTATCGCACATCTCGGAGGCACATGGGCACGCCGGAGCACGCAATACTCGAAGTTGCGTGGCACGTTGGCTGCCGAATGAGTGGCCTTCGAGCGCTGGATCTACGTGACTACAACCCCGACGATCAAACGCTCGAGTTCCGTCACCGGGCACCCTACACCCGACTAAAGAACAAAGAGCAGGGCGAACGCGTCGTCGGGATCTCCGAGCACGTCGTCAGTGCGATTGACACGTACCTCGCGAGAGAGCGCGTTAACAAACGCGACGAGAAAGGTCGTGAACCGCTGTTCTGTGCTCGGCAAGGACGCCCGTCTAACTCGACGTTCCGCGCCTGGAGCTACATGGGCACTCAGCCCTGCGTAATCACGCAGTGTCCTCACTCGAATCGCCGCGAGACGTGTGATTACACCCGACGGAATTTCGCCAGTAAGTGTCCGAGCAGTCGGGCACTCCACGCCGTTCGTACCGGATCGATCACCTGGCAGTTGCTTCAAGGGCTCGACATCGAGACCGTCGCGAAACGCGTGAACGCCCGCCCCGAGACGATCCGTCGTCACTACTACAAGGCGGGTCTCCACGAGGAGTTCGAAGAACTGCGAGCAGACGTAACTCTGAAACTTGACATTCAAGACACCCATGAGTGA
- a CDS encoding PAS domain-containing sensor histidine kinase yields the protein MSERAEGSEKKFWEGMDDSEALEHYRALINTIDAGVYRLDADGHFVSVNDAIVDIIGYTREELLDEHVSVLFGDDSVAIEHEIDQLRANAAGQSDVLELTMETVEGEQIRCEVRVNVLDSGDTVDGTLGIVREIGEREQTETEATEATFRRLFENVPGNYLIVQPEDYEIVAVSDAYLEATMTERAEIMGKTLFEIFPNNPDDPAEGAGNLRESLERVAETGEADTMPVTHYPIPDRASDSNEFEERWWNPINSPVFDTTGELDYIVHSVEDITPIVKELQTDREQELLQDPEAADSQLASDIVLRGQELLQEAKREAYEQLRESEERFRALVTTTSDVVFSTNADWSEMHNLEGADFLADTDEQGSSWIEKYVPPEDQPRVQDTIDEAIRTKSSFELKHRVVREDGTVAWIVLRATPLVNEDGELTRWLGAANDVTERVERKRYLEDAKERLEAAAEAGAVGTWEWHIPDDQMVTSASFAKKYGIDPDAATEGVSLDQFISAIHDDDRERVERSIEDAIESGEEYEEEYRVWDDDGELRWVVARGHIEYDDDGTPVAFPGALADITERKRFERRLEASNERLEQFAYAASHDLQEPLRMISSYLQLIEHRYADELDEGGEEFIDFAVDGADRMHDMIDGLLEYSRVERRGDPFEPIDLDAVLADVRRDLEMKIEESDAEITAESLPRVEGDPGQLRQVFQNLLSNAIKYSDDPPQVDISAVRNGSTVIVSVTDEGIGIDPDDRERVFDVFQSLHAQDEHSGTGIGLALCKRIVERHGVRASEANSSSAGSRSESAAGDIWIESEPGEGTTVSFTLPATSDDDT from the coding sequence ATGAGCGAACGGGCCGAGGGTTCTGAAAAGAAGTTCTGGGAAGGGATGGACGACTCTGAGGCCCTCGAGCACTATCGTGCCCTCATCAATACGATCGACGCGGGAGTCTATCGACTCGACGCCGACGGCCACTTCGTCTCGGTTAACGACGCCATCGTCGATATAATCGGGTACACGCGTGAGGAACTGCTCGACGAGCACGTGTCCGTGCTCTTCGGTGACGACAGTGTGGCAATTGAACACGAGATCGACCAGCTCCGAGCGAATGCCGCCGGCCAAAGCGATGTACTCGAGCTCACCATGGAGACCGTCGAGGGGGAACAAATTCGCTGTGAAGTGCGGGTGAACGTACTCGATTCGGGCGATACCGTGGACGGAACACTCGGGATCGTTCGCGAAATTGGCGAACGTGAACAGACGGAAACGGAAGCCACCGAAGCGACCTTTCGTCGACTGTTCGAGAACGTTCCCGGAAACTATCTCATCGTCCAGCCCGAGGACTACGAAATCGTGGCCGTGAGCGATGCGTATCTGGAGGCAACGATGACTGAGCGGGCGGAGATTATGGGGAAGACGTTGTTCGAAATCTTTCCGAACAATCCCGACGATCCGGCCGAGGGTGCCGGAAACCTGCGCGAGTCGCTCGAGAGAGTAGCGGAGACCGGGGAAGCGGACACCATGCCGGTGACACACTATCCGATTCCTGATCGCGCGTCCGACAGCAACGAGTTCGAGGAGCGCTGGTGGAATCCGATCAATTCGCCGGTGTTCGACACGACTGGCGAACTCGACTACATCGTCCATAGCGTCGAGGATATCACTCCGATCGTCAAGGAACTCCAGACAGACCGCGAGCAGGAGCTGCTACAGGATCCAGAGGCGGCGGATTCACAGCTCGCATCGGACATCGTACTGCGCGGACAGGAGTTGCTACAAGAGGCGAAACGAGAAGCGTACGAACAGCTACGCGAGAGCGAAGAACGATTTCGCGCGTTGGTCACCACCACGTCGGACGTGGTGTTCAGTACGAACGCAGACTGGAGTGAGATGCACAATTTAGAAGGGGCGGATTTCCTCGCTGACACCGACGAGCAAGGGTCATCGTGGATCGAAAAATACGTTCCGCCTGAAGATCAGCCGCGGGTTCAAGACACCATCGACGAAGCCATTCGTACGAAAAGCAGCTTCGAGCTAAAACACCGAGTCGTTCGTGAAGACGGCACGGTAGCCTGGATCGTCTTGCGTGCCACACCGCTCGTGAACGAGGATGGCGAACTCACTCGATGGTTAGGAGCGGCGAACGACGTCACCGAACGGGTCGAACGCAAGCGCTATCTCGAGGATGCAAAAGAGCGACTGGAGGCGGCGGCCGAAGCCGGCGCTGTCGGGACGTGGGAGTGGCATATTCCCGACGACCAGATGGTTACCAGTGCTTCCTTCGCCAAGAAGTACGGGATCGATCCCGACGCGGCCACCGAGGGCGTCTCGCTCGACCAGTTCATCTCGGCCATCCACGACGACGATCGCGAGCGGGTCGAACGGAGTATCGAGGACGCCATCGAATCGGGGGAGGAGTACGAAGAAGAATACCGCGTTTGGGACGACGACGGCGAACTCCGGTGGGTCGTTGCGCGCGGTCATATCGAATACGACGATGACGGGACGCCGGTGGCGTTCCCCGGTGCACTGGCCGATATCACCGAACGCAAGCGCTTCGAGCGGCGACTCGAGGCATCCAACGAGCGTCTCGAACAGTTCGCCTACGCAGCCTCACACGACTTACAAGAGCCCCTTCGGATGATCTCGAGCTATCTTCAGTTGATCGAGCACCGCTACGCGGACGAGCTAGACGAGGGCGGTGAGGAGTTCATCGACTTCGCCGTCGACGGTGCCGACCGGATGCACGACATGATCGACGGATTGCTCGAGTATTCGCGGGTCGAACGGCGCGGCGATCCCTTCGAGCCGATCGATCTGGATGCCGTTCTCGCGGATGTTCGCCGGGACCTCGAGATGAAAATCGAAGAAAGCGATGCCGAAATCACGGCCGAGTCGCTGCCTCGTGTCGAGGGTGACCCAGGGCAGTTACGCCAGGTATTCCAGAACTTGCTTTCGAACGCAATCAAGTACAGCGACGACCCGCCACAGGTGGATATTTCGGCTGTACGGAACGGTTCTACGGTGATCGTCTCAGTCACCGACGAGGGGATCGGTATTGACCCGGACGACAGGGAGCGTGTCTTCGACGTATTCCAGAGCCTGCATGCGCAGGACGAGCACTCTGGAACGGGGATCGGCCTCGCGCTCTGTAAGCGCATCGTCGAGCGCCACGGCGTTCGAGCGAGCGAAGCGAACTCGAGCTCGGCAGGCTCGCGAAGCGAGTCTGCCGCCGGCGACATCTGGATCGAGTCTGAACCGGGTGAGGGTACGACCGTCTCGTTTACGCTCCCTGCGACAAGCGATGACGATACGTGA
- a CDS encoding response regulator yields the protein MDSRESNMDGVVDILLVEPNPGDTRLFSENFKDAKLLNTIHSVSNGELALEFVHQRNEYENAPRPDIILLEPQLPGTSGMDVLAELKADHSLADIPVVILTSSDMGEAIVKRHDLEADCYIRKPVAPEEFVEFIQSLEEFWFAIIKNPAEE from the coding sequence ATGGATTCCCGGGAATCGAACATGGATGGAGTGGTCGATATCTTACTCGTCGAGCCAAACCCCGGCGACACGCGACTGTTTAGCGAGAATTTCAAGGACGCAAAGCTCCTGAACACCATCCACTCCGTCTCGAATGGTGAACTAGCCCTCGAATTCGTCCACCAACGAAACGAGTACGAAAACGCCCCGCGACCGGATATCATCCTCCTCGAGCCACAACTTCCGGGAACGAGTGGAATGGATGTCCTCGCCGAATTGAAAGCTGACCACTCTCTCGCCGACATTCCCGTCGTCATCCTCACGAGTTCGGATATGGGCGAGGCGATCGTCAAACGTCACGACCTCGAGGCCGACTGCTACATTCGCAAACCGGTCGCCCCCGAAGAGTTCGTCGAGTTCATCCAGTCGCTCGAGGAATTCTGGTTCGCGATCATCAAGAACCCGGCCGAGGAGTGA
- a CDS encoding SPW repeat domain-containing protein, giving the protein MSDTRETTSQSAIPVRTAGVAAGLGAWILWSGVVLTGMGSIIILNFLAGTAIAAFAAYTAAWPDGGALPPVAAPILVALLGLVVLAAPFLLGGTADRLLWSNVISGLLVTLLAVGSVYGSWQLTHSSASET; this is encoded by the coding sequence ATGAGCGACACGCGTGAAACGACGAGTCAGTCGGCGATTCCGGTTCGCACGGCCGGGGTCGCTGCTGGGCTCGGTGCCTGGATTCTCTGGTCCGGCGTGGTTCTGACTGGCATGGGTTCGATTATTATCCTCAACTTTCTCGCTGGGACAGCAATCGCGGCGTTCGCTGCGTACACCGCAGCGTGGCCGGACGGTGGAGCGCTGCCCCCGGTCGCTGCCCCGATTCTCGTCGCACTGTTGGGGCTCGTCGTCCTCGCCGCACCGTTTCTCCTCGGGGGAACCGCCGACCGACTCCTCTGGAGCAACGTGATTTCCGGGTTGCTCGTTACGCTTCTGGCCGTCGGCAGCGTCTACGGTAGCTGGCAGTTGACGCACTCGAGTGCCAGTGAGACGTAA
- a CDS encoding catalase → MTSDDHSHDRAEEHSGETPSEQSTNAESVDDEAELDSSDAQETPQPRADGAGEDGGGGQPGTSDAHEGELDETSKDEQLEGVRENPSGEELTTDHGVKVSDTDNSLKAIERGPTLMEDFHFREKMTQFDHESIPERVVHARGTGAHGYYQPYEDPDLGDEYDEIADVTKAKVLTNPDQKTPVFTRFSTVVGSRGSSDTVRDVRGFATKFYTEDGNWDLVGNNMPPFFIQDAMEFPDLVHAIKPEPDNAIPQASAAHDTFWDFASLKPEITHMIMWVLSGRALPRAYRMMQGFGVHTFRLINDDGESVFVKFHWTPKLGTHQLVWDETTKLWGKDSDFNRKGLYDVIEEGYDLEWELGVQLFDEERAEEFDFDILDPTKIVPETEVPVRPIGKMVLNETPDNFFAETEQVAFHPGNVVPGIDFSNDPLLQGRLFSYQDTQLNRFGSANWDEIPINRPLAERHNNQRAGFMRQEINEGKVSYKPNSIGDDDPQEVPEEEGGYEHYNEKIDGKKIRNRSESFQEHFDQARLFWNSMSEPEKQNIVDAAHFELGKVDRMEIRERMVYDLFNNVDHEFATRVAEGIGVEPPDSPGDEMPDHDREDPSLSMENRTPDTIETRKIAILLDDGFEDDHVSELESALEDEGARVKIISKYLGEKSGANGETVDADQHHVAAASVSFDAVVVPGGSESVDTLTQQGDPKHFVAEAFKHYKPIAALGEGTELLEEVELPDIDIASDGDGTVTSEGVVTSRDGSDLDAFAEAFVDAIAQHRHWGRSPAEVPA, encoded by the coding sequence ATGACTTCCGACGACCATTCCCACGACCGAGCGGAGGAGCATTCTGGTGAGACGCCATCCGAGCAATCGACCAACGCAGAAAGCGTCGACGACGAAGCCGAACTCGACTCGAGCGACGCCCAAGAGACGCCACAGCCTCGAGCAGACGGTGCAGGCGAAGACGGAGGTGGGGGACAACCCGGAACGAGCGACGCTCACGAGGGAGAACTCGACGAGACGAGCAAAGACGAGCAACTCGAGGGGGTTAGAGAGAATCCGTCGGGAGAGGAGTTGACGACGGACCACGGCGTCAAGGTGAGCGATACGGACAACTCGCTAAAGGCGATCGAGCGGGGCCCGACGCTGATGGAGGACTTCCACTTCCGGGAGAAGATGACCCAGTTCGACCACGAGTCGATCCCGGAGCGGGTCGTCCACGCCCGCGGGACGGGTGCGCACGGCTACTATCAGCCCTACGAGGACCCCGATCTCGGCGACGAGTACGACGAAATCGCGGACGTGACGAAGGCGAAGGTACTGACCAATCCCGACCAGAAGACGCCAGTGTTCACCCGATTCTCGACCGTCGTCGGCTCGAGAGGGTCCTCGGACACCGTCCGGGACGTTCGGGGGTTCGCGACGAAGTTCTACACCGAGGATGGTAACTGGGACCTCGTGGGGAACAATATGCCGCCCTTTTTCATCCAGGATGCGATGGAGTTCCCCGACCTGGTTCACGCCATCAAACCTGAGCCCGACAACGCGATTCCGCAGGCGTCGGCGGCCCACGACACGTTCTGGGACTTCGCTTCGCTGAAACCCGAAATCACGCACATGATCATGTGGGTGCTCTCGGGGCGGGCGTTGCCGCGAGCGTATCGGATGATGCAGGGCTTTGGCGTCCATACATTCCGACTGATCAACGACGATGGCGAGTCGGTGTTCGTCAAGTTCCACTGGACGCCAAAGCTCGGCACCCACCAGCTCGTGTGGGACGAGACGACGAAGCTCTGGGGGAAAGACTCGGATTTCAACCGGAAGGGGCTCTACGACGTCATCGAGGAGGGGTACGATCTCGAGTGGGAACTCGGCGTTCAGCTCTTCGACGAAGAGCGAGCCGAGGAGTTCGACTTCGACATCCTCGATCCGACCAAGATCGTCCCCGAGACGGAGGTTCCAGTTCGGCCGATTGGAAAGATGGTGCTCAACGAAACGCCGGACAACTTCTTCGCGGAAACCGAGCAGGTCGCGTTCCACCCCGGCAACGTCGTCCCCGGGATCGACTTCTCGAACGACCCGCTCCTCCAGGGACGGCTGTTCTCCTATCAGGACACCCAGCTCAACCGTTTCGGAAGCGCGAACTGGGACGAGATTCCGATCAACCGACCACTCGCTGAGCGCCACAACAACCAGCGCGCCGGCTTCATGCGCCAAGAAATCAACGAGGGCAAAGTCTCCTACAAGCCGAACTCGATCGGCGACGACGATCCACAGGAGGTCCCCGAAGAAGAAGGCGGCTACGAGCACTACAACGAGAAGATCGACGGGAAGAAGATCCGCAACCGTAGCGAGAGCTTCCAGGAGCACTTCGATCAGGCCCGACTGTTCTGGAACAGTATGAGCGAGCCCGAGAAACAGAACATCGTCGACGCCGCTCACTTCGAACTCGGAAAGGTCGACCGCATGGAGATCCGCGAGCGGATGGTTTACGACCTGTTCAACAACGTCGACCACGAGTTCGCGACGCGCGTTGCCGAAGGAATCGGCGTCGAGCCACCGGACTCGCCGGGCGACGAGATGCCCGACCACGACAGGGAGGATCCGTCGCTGAGTATGGAAAACCGGACGCCGGACACGATCGAGACGCGCAAGATCGCCATCCTCCTCGACGACGGATTCGAAGACGACCACGTGAGCGAACTCGAGTCCGCCCTCGAAGACGAGGGTGCACGAGTCAAGATCATCTCGAAGTACCTCGGCGAGAAGTCCGGGGCGAACGGCGAGACGGTCGACGCCGACCAACATCACGTCGCGGCGGCCTCGGTTTCCTTCGACGCGGTCGTCGTCCCTGGCGGCAGTGAGAGCGTCGACACGCTAACCCAACAGGGCGATCCGAAGCACTTCGTCGCCGAGGCGTTCAAGCACTACAAACCGATCGCTGCGCTCGGTGAGGGCACCGAGTTACTCGAGGAAGTCGAGTTGCCGGATATCGACATTGCGAGTGACGGTGACGGAACCGTCACGTCCGAGGGCGTCGTAACGAGTCGCGACGGCAGCGATCTCGACGCCTTCGCCGAGGCCTTCGTCGATGCGATTGCCCAGCATCGTCACTGGGGGCGAAGTCCGGCGGAGGTTCCAGCGTAA
- a CDS encoding helix-turn-helix domain-containing protein translates to MTTVVELEIPADRLGAAQTFDRVPTFECQIGGMIGDSPPLVWVSGPNRRRVRDALEADPSLTIIASLTGSNQHTETNDGLGEREQWLFRLEFGDELKLFEQIVAENAGAILTACGQNGTWSVKLLFHDRSALSECYALFEQYDYAVEVTRLTGIDDFESARTPLTQTQYETICTAYDLGYFDIPREITLKELAGELDVSHQALSERLRRCHAALVSAELTDGMQPTPIDL, encoded by the coding sequence ATGACGACAGTCGTCGAACTCGAGATACCTGCGGATCGACTCGGAGCGGCCCAAACGTTCGATCGAGTGCCGACGTTCGAGTGTCAGATCGGTGGGATGATCGGCGATTCACCGCCCCTCGTCTGGGTGTCGGGTCCGAACCGTCGCCGCGTTCGGGACGCACTCGAGGCGGATCCGTCGCTTACGATTATTGCGAGTTTGACGGGGAGCAACCAGCACACCGAGACGAACGACGGACTCGGGGAGCGCGAACAGTGGCTGTTCAGACTCGAGTTCGGTGACGAACTGAAGTTATTCGAGCAAATCGTCGCAGAGAACGCGGGTGCGATTTTGACGGCCTGTGGTCAAAACGGGACGTGGTCCGTGAAACTCCTCTTTCACGATCGGAGTGCGCTGTCGGAGTGTTATGCACTGTTCGAACAGTACGACTACGCCGTCGAGGTGACGCGACTGACTGGTATCGACGATTTCGAAAGTGCACGGACGCCGTTAACCCAAACGCAGTACGAAACGATCTGTACGGCGTACGATCTCGGCTATTTCGACATTCCACGAGAGATTACGCTCAAAGAACTGGCGGGCGAACTCGACGTCTCTCACCAGGCACTTTCCGAACGGCTTCGGCGCTGTCACGCGGCGTTAGTGAGCGCCGAGTTGACCGACGGAATGCAACCGACACCGATCGACCTCTGA
- a CDS encoding DUF7344 domain-containing protein — translation MTPTAAEGHGSVTHTEGDDSGGEDEISLEPDDIHHILQTQRRRDVLRYLRRSDEPVVLSDLAEQVAAWEHETTVDNLHSDQRQRVYISLYQSHLPKLDARGIIDYDKDRGTIRTKPPLVQFDPYLTGLENSSSGNPWPFRYAGTVGCCGVATVVVASGTVSVPWSSVTAVILAVFALLAGVHTYTTWHTEGTD, via the coding sequence ATGACTCCCACAGCAGCCGAAGGACACGGGAGTGTCACACACACCGAAGGAGACGATTCTGGGGGTGAGGACGAGATTTCTCTCGAGCCCGATGACATCCATCACATTCTCCAGACACAACGTCGTCGTGACGTGCTTCGATATCTTCGGCGAAGCGACGAACCGGTCGTGTTGAGCGATCTCGCCGAACAGGTCGCCGCCTGGGAACACGAGACGACCGTCGACAATCTCCACTCGGATCAACGCCAGCGCGTCTACATCTCGCTGTATCAATCGCACTTACCGAAGCTGGATGCGCGTGGAATCATCGACTACGACAAGGATCGAGGGACGATCAGGACGAAGCCGCCACTCGTGCAGTTCGATCCGTATCTAACTGGGCTCGAGAACTCGAGTTCGGGTAATCCGTGGCCGTTTCGTTACGCGGGCACCGTAGGTTGTTGTGGAGTTGCCACCGTCGTCGTCGCCAGCGGCACGGTGTCAGTTCCGTGGAGTAGCGTTACGGCTGTCATTCTCGCGGTGTTTGCGCTTCTCGCAGGAGTACACACGTACACGACGTGGCACACTGAGGGCACTGACTGA
- a CDS encoding GNAT family N-acetyltransferase, protein MSSSEPLEFGHDDRKRIYEYVERHGAVEPDTVQEDLSIDPSGFRHHVAILKRDGRLEREDGTLRVTMAAGAEEEYVSDDLEFHIRPARQEDLTGIVGAIRQVAEEKTYIEAESVADEIDHQETLLRHNEIESRMFFVATVEDEVVGWVHLHAPELEKLSHTAELTVGVLDEYQGYGIGSHLLSRGLEWAGANGYERVYQSVPSSNEEAIAFLEAHDWETEAVREDHYKLNGHYADEVMMALEL, encoded by the coding sequence ATGTCATCCAGTGAACCCCTCGAGTTCGGCCACGACGACCGTAAGCGCATCTACGAGTACGTCGAACGCCACGGTGCCGTCGAACCCGATACCGTCCAGGAGGACCTCTCCATCGATCCGAGCGGATTCAGACATCACGTCGCCATCCTCAAACGCGACGGGCGACTCGAGCGCGAAGACGGAACGCTTCGAGTAACGATGGCTGCCGGTGCCGAAGAAGAGTACGTTTCCGACGACCTCGAGTTCCACATCCGGCCGGCCAGACAGGAAGACCTCACGGGGATCGTCGGTGCGATTCGCCAGGTCGCAGAGGAGAAGACCTACATCGAAGCCGAGAGCGTTGCCGACGAAATCGACCACCAGGAGACGCTGCTCCGGCACAACGAAATCGAGTCCCGGATGTTCTTCGTCGCAACCGTCGAGGACGAGGTCGTCGGCTGGGTTCACCTCCACGCGCCGGAACTCGAAAAGCTCTCACACACGGCCGAACTCACCGTCGGCGTCTTAGACGAGTACCAAGGGTACGGAATCGGCTCGCATCTCCTCTCGCGGGGACTCGAGTGGGCTGGCGCGAACGGCTACGAACGCGTCTACCAGAGCGTCCCCTCGAGCAACGAAGAGGCCATCGCGTTCCTCGAAGCCCACGACTGGGAAACTGAAGCCGTCCGCGAGGACCACTACAAACTCAACGGCCACTACGCCGACGAGGTGATGATGGCCCTCGAGTTGTGA